GCGGTGAAGTTCACCGGCACCCGCGCAGACCTGGTCTTCGGATCGAACTCCATCCTCCGCTCAATTGCTGAAGTCTATGCGCAGAGCGACTCCAAGGAGCGCTTCACCCGCGACTTCATCAAAGCCTGGAACAAGGTGATGATGCTTGACCGGTTCGACGTGAATTAGGCGTCGGCAGGATACAAAACGAAGAAGGCGGCGCCCTTGGGTGCCGCCTTTTTTCTTTGCCTGTTTTCTCAGTATCTCAATCTGATCAGAGGCGCGGGGTTTGCTCAAATACTGTATTCAATTCTTAATCAATCTGGCCTCATCGCTGGGCGTGCGAACAGATGGAGTATTTATGACTTTCAAAGTGGGTGCAGTGGTCCGGCTGCGGTCAGGAGGACCCAAAATGACCATCGCCGCCCTGAAACAGGATCGGTGTTTTTGCGTCTGGTTCAATCAAAATAACGGTGTACACGAGGAGCGCTCAGGCGAGTTCGTGTTGCCGACGGTGGTTCTGGTCGACTCGGGCCATCGGGTTCCGGCGCAGCGTCCCGCAGCGCAACCTGCCGCGCGAATGGAAAAGGTTTCACTCGCGGAGTGAACCCGTGCTCACATATTCCGCCGATACCTGCGAAGGCAGGTATCCATAGCGCGATCATGAAGTCTCGGATCAAGGGTGGGTAATGGTCCCTGGGGTCCTGCCGTCGCAGGACCCGTCGGAAATAGAAGGCTAGTCCTTCGGCTCGATCAGATCCCACAAGTTTCCAAACGGATCTTCGAACACTGCCACGGTGCCATAGGGCTCATGGCGCGGCGCCTCTCGAAAACTGACGCCTTTGTCGACCATCGCCGCATGATCACGCGCAAAGTCGTCCGTGTGGAGAAAGAACCCAACCCGGCCGCCAGTCTGATTGCCAATGGCAGCCTCTTGCGCCGGACCATCAGCCTTGGCGAGCAGGATCGCCGTCTCGGCCCCGGGCGGCGCGACCCGGACCCAGCGCTTGGTCGGACTTCGCGGCGTATCCTCGAGCAGCTCAAAGCCGAGCTTGTTCACATAGAAATCGATCCCGGCATCATAATCCGGGACAACGATTGTGAAGATGGCGATGGTTTGGGTCATGTTGGCATTTCAACTCATGTTTAGCGCTTCATTTATGTCCGCATTGCCAATGAAAATTGGCACCCATGGCGGTCGATAAGGCAAGTACCGCACGCGACCGCCATAGATCCCGACTTTCGTCGGGAAGGCGGATAAGGTTACGCCTTATGCAGCTGCTTGATCGGCTTCGCTCGGATCGTAGTTGAGGATCGGCCCCAGCCAGCGTTCCGCCGTTCGCAGTTCCATCCCCTTGCGCCGCGCATAATCTTCGACCTGATCGCGCTCGATCCGGCCGACTGCGAAATAGACGCTTTCCGGGTGCGCCATATAGAGCCCGGACACGGAAGAGGCCGGCGTCATCGCGCAGCTTGAGGTCAGTTCCATCCCGATCCGACCCGCATCGAGCAGGCGGAACAGCGTCTCTTTTTCCGTATGGTCCGGCTGGCAAGGATAGCCGGGGGCCGGACGGATGCCGGAATAGGCCTCTTTGATAAGCTCGGCATTGTCGAGCGCTTCGTCGCGCGCATAGCCCCAATGGGTCTTGCGCACCTGTTCGTGCATGTACTCGGCCATGGCTTCGGCAAACCGGTCGGCGAGGGCCTTGACCATGATGGCGGAATAATCGTCGGCATCGGCTTCGAACTGTTTCGCAATCTCTTCGGCCTGAGGGCCGGCGGTCACAGCGAAGCCGCCAATATGGTCGCCCTGCTCGGCGATAAAGTCGGCCAGCGCAAAATTGGCGCGCTCATTATCCTTGACCATTTGCTGGCGCAGCGTGTGGAACGTGTCACCGGTCTCGAGCTTGATATCGTCACCGTCGCGTTTCGCGCCCCAGAAGCCAATCACGGCCTTGGGCTTGAACCAGTCCTGGCCGAGGATTTGTTGCATCATATTCTCGGTGTCGCGCCACAGGTCACGCGCCGCCTCGCCGACAATCTCATCGTCGAGAATTTGCGGGAACCGGCCTGCCAGGTTCCAGCTCGAGAAATAGGGCGTCCAGTCAATGTAGCGGGCCAGCTCCGAGAGATCGAAATCCTCGAACACTTTGGTGCCGGTAAAGCTCGGTGCAGGCGGCGTCGGCGCTTCGAGCTGGTGGGCATGAGCCCGCGCAACCTTGATCGGATGGCGCGGCTTGGGCGGTCCCCCGGCGCGGCTGTCACGCATGCGCTGATACTTGGCCTGCGCGGTCTCGACAAAAAGCGGACGCTCATCATCGGACAGGAGCGCCGAGACCACGCCCACCGCTCGGCTGGCATCGGTGACGTGAATGGTCGGGCCATTGTCGCGGGCTGGATCAATCTTCACCGCAGTATGTGCTGGGGAGGTGGTCGCCCCGCCAATGAGAAGTGGCTGCTGCATGCCTGTGCGCTGCATCTCGCGCGCGACATAGACCATCTCGTCCAGGCTCGGCGTAATCAGGCCGGACAGGCCGATAATGTCGACTTTCTCTTCCTCGGCTTTGGCGAGGATGTCCTCGCACGGCACCATGACGCCCATGTCGACAATTTCGTAGCCATTGCAGGCGAGTACCACGCCAACAATATTCTTGCCGATATCATGCACGTCGCCTTTGACCGTCGCCATCAGGACCTTGCCGTTTGAGACATCGACCGTGCCGAGCTCTTCTTTCTCCGCCTGCATGTACGGATCGAGATAGGCCACCGCCGCTTTCATCACGCGGGCCGATTTCACCACTTGCGGCAGGAACATCTTGCCCGAGCCGAACAGGTCGCCGACCACATTCATGCCGTCCATGAGCGGACCTTCGATGACGTGCAACGGACGCGCGGAACTGGCGCGGGCTTCTTCTGTGTCTTCGTCAATGAATTCGGTAATGCCGTTGACGAGCGCATGTTCGAGCCGCTTGTTCACGGGCAGCTCGCGCCAGGACAGATCCTTTTCGGCGGTCTTGCCCTTCTGGCCGCGGAACTGTTCAGCATAGTCGACCAGGGCTTCAGTCGCATCGTCATTGCGGTTCAGGATGACGTCTTCGACCAGCTCACGCAGCTTCGGCTCGATCTCATCATAAATGTCGAGCTGTCCGGCATTGACGATGCCCATATCCATGCCTGCAGGGATCGCATGGTACAGAAAGACTGAGTGCATCGCCCGGCGCACCGGCTCATTGCCGCGGAATGAGAAGGAGACGTTCGAAAGCCCGCCTGAGATATGGCAGCCAGGGCAGGTCGCGCGGATGATCTTGGTCGCTTCGATGAAGTCGACGGCATAATTATTATGCTCTTCAATCCCGGTCGCGACCGCGAAAATATTCGGGTCGAAAATGATGTCTTCGGCCGGGAAGCCAACCTCTTCGGTGAGGATTTTGAAGGCGCGCTGGCAGATTTCAATCTTGCGTGGTGCGGTGTCGGCTTGGCCGACCTCGTCAAACGCCATGACCACGACGGCCGCCCCATAAGAGAGGCATTTGCGCGCCTGCTCGCGGAATTGATCCTCGCCTTCTTTCATCGAGATCGAGTTGACCACGGCCTTGCCCTGCACGCATTTCAGGCCGGCTTCGATGACCTCCCATTTGGAGCTGTCAATCATCACCGGGACACGCGCAATGTCCGGCTCAGCCGCGATCAGATTGAGGAATGTGGTCATCGCCTCAGCGCCGTCCAGCATGCCCTCATCCATGTTCACATCGATGATCTGCGCGCCGTTCTCGACTTGCTGACGCGCGACTTCAACCGCGGTCGCATAATCGCCATTGACGATGAGCTTCCGAAACCGGGCCGAGCCGGTGACGTTGGTGCGTTCGCCAATATTGACGAAGTTTTGGGAGGCGGAAGTGGTCATAGCTCTTTATATCCGATCAATGTGCGAAACAGCCGGTCAGCTGCGTCACGTGTTGATTGCTCAAGCGAGTGTTTGTTTGGAAGATTCTCAGACGCCCAAGCGAGTTCATCCAAAATCAAGGAATCGATCGCGCTGATGCGAGCCCCTGCGCCGACCTCGCTGGCGCGCGCTTTCGCCTCAAGGAGGTCAGCAATTTGAGTTTGCAAGGCGGCATCTATTTCTGTGCCATTGATGAGCTCTTGAAAGTTCATCGGTGGCAACTGGTCAGGATGAGCGCGCACCCACCGGATCGCCAGAATCGGGCGGAGCACGTAGAAGTATTTCTTCAAATTGACCCGGCTTTCGCGCTCTATATTTCGAGTCCAAGTGTTTCGCGCCAAATGAAAATAGTGAGAGAGACAGTCGATCGGTCGAACGTGATCATCCGCGAAAATGCGAAGCGTTTGACAGGCGCGCTCGTCCCACCGGTAGTGAATGGGGCTGGACAGCCATTCCAATAATACCGGGTTTGGTTTCAGAAGCAGACCGATCGCTTTCTGGATATCCCAGCCATTGATGTCCCAATCATCTTCAAGCGGCAGTTCGATCACATCGCGCCCCGGCGTGATACTCAAATACCAACTTGGGTTGTGCGCATAAACGAAGCGCACATCAAAATCGCTGTCGGGGGATGGAAACCCCCAGGCGCGGCTGCCACTTTCGATCGCGAATAGGAATCGCACGTCATGATCGCGTTCAATGTCGCTTAGTCGTGATTGAATCACGGCTTCTTTGTCTGCCGGAATGTCCGGCGCGAACGTGAACGCACTTGCCGTCATGCTAAACTTCGCAAATGGTCTCAAAGCTGCCGATCAGCATGCGTTTGCCATCGAATGGCATGGGCAAGTCGCTGTTAAAGATCGGGTCGGCCATGCATTGTTCCATGCCTTTGTCGCGGGCCTCTTTGGAGGGCCATTCGATCCAGGAAAAGACGATCACTTCACCAGGTTCGGCCTTCACCGCCATTGGGAAGGAAGTCACCTCGCCGTCAGGAACGTCGTCGCCCCAATTGTCCATGATGCGCAGCGCGCCATATTTCTTGAAGACCGGGCCAGTGACCCGCGCATGTTCGAGGTAGGCCTCTTTGTTTTCGACCGGAACCGCGGCGACAAAGCCATCAATATAAGTCATCAGCTCACCTCCTTCACGAGGCCTTTCAGGCCATCAATGCTTTCCGCATTTTTCTCATAGCGACTGGCAACCCATTCCTCGGTCGACTTGTTGTCGACATAGCGGGTCAGCTGATCGCGCTCGCCCTTGAATTCATAGAACGGGACGCCCCAGCCGCAACTGTCCTGGATGCGGGTCAGCTCGACCTTGAACACGCCGCGGGCGCGCTGGAAGTTCGGGAAAAGGCCGAGCATCTCGTCCCATTCTTCATGGTGTGGATTGACCACTTCACCGGTCCCGAACAGGCGGAGAATATTGGCCGGGCCTTCAAAGGCGCAGAACATGATGGTGATGCGGCCATTTTCCTGAACGTGCGCTTGCGTTTCAATCCCCGAACCGCCCAGGTCGAGCCAGGCAACCGTCGTCTCATCAATCACCTTGAACGCGTCATAGCCCTTGGGTGAGAGGTTGATATGCCCATCGCCGGAGAGCGGGGCGGAGGCGACGAAGAACATTTTCTGCTTCTCGATGAAGCTGATGATCCGGTCGTCGAGTTTGTCATAGACTTTCATAGTGCGCTCCTGATTTAGGTCCCCGTCTTGCGGACCCGCCCACGGTCAAGCGGCCAGTCATCGTCTGCCAGGCGGGTGAACGAGTCGGTCGGCCGGTTGTACCAGTAAATCCAGGCCTGTTCACCCGATTCCGTGCCAGACGCATCGATTAGCGGAACTTTTTTGCGAAGATAGAGCGAGGCGTCCGGATCGTCCGGAACCACGTCCTCAAATTCATCCAGCGCCTCGATCAGCGACGCGTCGTCCAGCCGATAGCGTACGCCGTGACACAGTCCATCGCCGTCAACCACGCCAGGAAACCCGCCCAGGTCGTAAAGCGCTCCGCGAAACCAGCACGGTCCGAGAAAGGCCCCGGCCTTTTCCAGATCGATATGCGCCGGCATGCCCGTCGCGCCCTGCTTCAGCAGGCCGTAAAAGACAAACAGGTCACCGGAGGACACGCGGCCATTGACGGTCATGTCGCCAGCTCAAACGGTTCGAGACCGGCCAGGCGCATTGTGTCTTCACTCGCCGCCGGATCGCGCGGTTTGACCCCTTCGATCGATTTGGCGATGGCTGCAATATGCTCCGGCGTGGTGCCGCAACAGCCGCCGAGAATATTGACGATGCCGTCCTGAGCCCACTGGCCGACTTCACCGGCGGTTTCGTGCGGCTCCTCATCATACTGCCCCATTTCATTCGGAAGGCCGGCATTCGGGTATGCCGCCACGAGCGTGTCCGCGACCCGCGAAATCGCCGCGATGTGCGGGCGCATCAAGTCCGCGCCGAGGGCGCAATTGAAGCCGACAGCGAACGGCTTGGCGTGTCGGACCGAGTTCCAGAACGCCTCCACGGTCTGCCCGGACAAGGTGCGCCCGGAACGATCGGTGATCGTGCCGGAGATCCAGATGGGCAGCTTTTCCAGCCCCTCGGCTTCCAGATCCATGATCGCCTTGATGGCGGCCTTGCAGTTCAGTGTGTCGGTGATCGTCTCGATCATGTAGAGGTGCACACCGCCCTCGTTCAGCGCCTGGATCTGTTCGCGATAGGCTTGATAGACCTGATCGAACGTCACTTCCCGAGCGCCGGGATCATTCACGTCTGAACTCATTGACAGCATCTTGTTGAGCGGCCCGATCGAGCCGGCGGCAAAGCGCGGCTTGTGCGGCTCCTTCTCGGTCCAGCGATCGGCGGCTTCGCGCGCCAGCCGGGCGCCTTCG
This DNA window, taken from Hyphomonas sp. Mor2, encodes the following:
- a CDS encoding DUF2158 domain-containing protein translates to MTFKVGAVVRLRSGGPKMTIAALKQDRCFCVWFNQNNGVHEERSGEFVLPTVVLVDSGHRVPAQRPAAQPAARMEKVSLAE
- a CDS encoding VOC family protein, with the translated sequence MTQTIAIFTIVVPDYDAGIDFYVNKLGFELLEDTPRSPTKRWVRVAPPGAETAILLAKADGPAQEAAIGNQTGGRVGFFLHTDDFARDHAAMVDKGVSFREAPRHEPYGTVAVFEDPFGNLWDLIEPKD
- the metH gene encoding methionine synthase: MTTSASQNFVNIGERTNVTGSARFRKLIVNGDYATAVEVARQQVENGAQIIDVNMDEGMLDGAEAMTTFLNLIAAEPDIARVPVMIDSSKWEVIEAGLKCVQGKAVVNSISMKEGEDQFREQARKCLSYGAAVVVMAFDEVGQADTAPRKIEICQRAFKILTEEVGFPAEDIIFDPNIFAVATGIEEHNNYAVDFIEATKIIRATCPGCHISGGLSNVSFSFRGNEPVRRAMHSVFLYHAIPAGMDMGIVNAGQLDIYDEIEPKLRELVEDVILNRNDDATEALVDYAEQFRGQKGKTAEKDLSWRELPVNKRLEHALVNGITEFIDEDTEEARASSARPLHVIEGPLMDGMNVVGDLFGSGKMFLPQVVKSARVMKAAVAYLDPYMQAEKEELGTVDVSNGKVLMATVKGDVHDIGKNIVGVVLACNGYEIVDMGVMVPCEDILAKAEEEKVDIIGLSGLITPSLDEMVYVAREMQRTGMQQPLLIGGATTSPAHTAVKIDPARDNGPTIHVTDASRAVGVVSALLSDDERPLFVETAQAKYQRMRDSRAGGPPKPRHPIKVARAHAHQLEAPTPPAPSFTGTKVFEDFDLSELARYIDWTPYFSSWNLAGRFPQILDDEIVGEAARDLWRDTENMMQQILGQDWFKPKAVIGFWGAKRDGDDIKLETGDTFHTLRQQMVKDNERANFALADFIAEQGDHIGGFAVTAGPQAEEIAKQFEADADDYSAIMVKALADRFAEAMAEYMHEQVRKTHWGYARDEALDNAELIKEAYSGIRPAPGYPCQPDHTEKETLFRLLDAGRIGMELTSSCAMTPASSVSGLYMAHPESVYFAVGRIERDQVEDYARRKGMELRTAERWLGPILNYDPSEADQAAA
- a CDS encoding nucleotidyltransferase domain-containing protein; translated protein: MTASAFTFAPDIPADKEAVIQSRLSDIERDHDVRFLFAIESGSRAWGFPSPDSDFDVRFVYAHNPSWYLSITPGRDVIELPLEDDWDINGWDIQKAIGLLLKPNPVLLEWLSSPIHYRWDERACQTLRIFADDHVRPIDCLSHYFHLARNTWTRNIERESRVNLKKYFYVLRPILAIRWVRAHPDQLPPMNFQELINGTEIDAALQTQIADLLEAKARASEVGAGARISAIDSLILDELAWASENLPNKHSLEQSTRDAADRLFRTLIGYKEL
- a CDS encoding DUF1428 domain-containing protein, with the protein product MTYIDGFVAAVPVENKEAYLEHARVTGPVFKKYGALRIMDNWGDDVPDGEVTSFPMAVKAEPGEVIVFSWIEWPSKEARDKGMEQCMADPIFNSDLPMPFDGKRMLIGSFETICEV
- a CDS encoding pyridoxamine 5'-phosphate oxidase family protein, with the protein product MKVYDKLDDRIISFIEKQKMFFVASAPLSGDGHINLSPKGYDAFKVIDETTVAWLDLGGSGIETQAHVQENGRITIMFCAFEGPANILRLFGTGEVVNPHHEEWDEMLGLFPNFQRARGVFKVELTRIQDSCGWGVPFYEFKGERDQLTRYVDNKSTEEWVASRYEKNAESIDGLKGLVKEVS
- a CDS encoding gamma-glutamylcyclotransferase family protein encodes the protein MTVNGRVSSGDLFVFYGLLKQGATGMPAHIDLEKAGAFLGPCWFRGALYDLGGFPGVVDGDGLCHGVRYRLDDASLIEALDEFEDVVPDDPDASLYLRKKVPLIDASGTESGEQAWIYWYNRPTDSFTRLADDDWPLDRGRVRKTGT
- a CDS encoding homocysteine S-methyltransferase family protein yields the protein MTNRKTRIAQLHAAAKERILMLDGSWGVMFQRMELAEEDYRGDRFTTDKYPGQMKGNNDILCITRPERVTELHDAYYAAGADISETNTFSATTIAQDDYSLDLQSVIDINFEGARLAREAADRWTEKEPHKPRFAAGSIGPLNKMLSMSSDVNDPGAREVTFDQVYQAYREQIQALNEGGVHLYMIETITDTLNCKAAIKAIMDLEAEGLEKLPIWISGTITDRSGRTLSGQTVEAFWNSVRHAKPFAVGFNCALGADLMRPHIAAISRVADTLVAAYPNAGLPNEMGQYDEEPHETAGEVGQWAQDGIVNILGGCCGTTPEHIAAIAKSIEGVKPRDPAASEDTMRLAGLEPFELAT